A genomic segment from Nitrospirota bacterium encodes:
- a CDS encoding two-component regulator propeller domain-containing protein encodes MTAPRRVLGALLIALFALSCTPRSSENYRVVESFETDEHAFVRALAIDGPFLWVASSEGVLKIDRAAGRKVGHFTTQHGLLVNYAFTVSVDQHGVTWFGTNSGGLARVDGDRTKTFHVNDGLADPWVYDIAYQRDGTMWIGTWNGVSRYDGRGFTSYRVEDGLVNRWVYAVAVDRDDSVWFGTEGGVSRFDGATWTSWTHRDGLGAPNTQRLDPSDNTGFGSLTGGTTHRHDLTALDPEGRETYNENYVFSLLVDPRGVKWIGTWGGGVARFDGTTWTNYTTEDGLAGNVVYAIAQDPTGRLWFGTNHGLSTYDGRTWTTVPADHRYVQGDVYAVAVDPDRSVWMGYKGGVARVRRAK; translated from the coding sequence GTGACGGCTCCGCGCAGAGTCCTAGGGGCGCTGCTCATCGCCCTGTTCGCTCTCTCGTGTACGCCCCGGTCGTCTGAGAATTACCGCGTGGTGGAAAGTTTTGAAACCGACGAGCACGCGTTTGTGCGCGCATTGGCGATCGACGGCCCGTTTTTGTGGGTCGCGTCGTCGGAGGGCGTGTTAAAGATCGATCGAGCGGCCGGGCGGAAGGTCGGCCATTTTACGACCCAGCACGGCCTGCTGGTGAACTATGCCTTCACCGTGTCCGTTGACCAGCACGGCGTGACCTGGTTCGGGACCAATAGCGGGGGCCTGGCGCGGGTGGACGGCGATCGGACCAAGACGTTTCACGTCAACGACGGACTCGCGGACCCGTGGGTTTACGACATCGCGTATCAGCGCGATGGCACGATGTGGATCGGGACGTGGAACGGCGTCAGCCGATACGACGGACGCGGATTCACGTCGTACCGCGTCGAGGACGGGTTGGTCAACCGCTGGGTGTACGCCGTTGCGGTGGATCGTGACGATTCGGTGTGGTTCGGAACCGAGGGCGGGGTGAGCCGGTTCGACGGCGCCACCTGGACGAGCTGGACCCATCGCGACGGACTGGGCGCGCCGAACACGCAGCGCTTGGATCCGAGCGACAATACCGGCTTCGGGTCGTTGACGGGCGGCACGACGCACCGACACGATCTGACCGCGCTGGACCCTGAGGGGCGCGAGACGTACAACGAGAACTACGTGTTCTCCCTGCTGGTCGATCCGCGGGGCGTGAAGTGGATCGGCACCTGGGGCGGCGGGGTCGCCCGCTTCGATGGCACCACCTGGACCAACTACACCACCGAGGACGGGCTCGCTGGGAACGTGGTCTACGCCATTGCCCAAGACCCTACGGGCCGTCTGTGGTTCGGGACCAACCACGGTCTGTCGACCTACGATGGACGAACCTGGACGACGGTGCCGGCAGA
- a CDS encoding diguanylate cyclase, whose protein sequence is MRLRTGPLPTIDVPIEHDLRQIERREWHLWVLTLILLLVFVGVIVLTSYILLEHEPESSGLFHLMVYRGLPGLVVLMALFCAYILHTRVTFGRMRRLFEKQAMRDALTGLLNRQYVGDRLGEELARAERNRGEFGILLCDLDHFKAVNDSHGHHAGDEVLKEVSKAVLEATRGSDLVFRWGGDEILVVLARTTRDGVLTAADRIRKGVKAVGDRRHVMLDVSVGAALYPEHAQTVDALIRLADRALYIAKRGGDKVHIGEEEYRLDDQAVQVVFQAVVDRTTNKVLGHEALSRDPQGKLSIGELFRRYQAVGQLNELKCLCFRLQLNAAAAAGLNRVFLNVDFAVLDLLEVVPKPAGIEVILEISEAEAVRDVERHLQTTSVWRAQGYKFAIDDFGAGFISLPFIARLIPDYIKMDRSTIVQARASRQFLTFLRDLVVALRNYSKEGIIAEGIETPEELQVVRDLGIGPVQGFLLAEPQTLVARPDHRVTRPAA, encoded by the coding sequence ATGCGCCTCCGAACCGGTCCGCTCCCTACCATTGACGTGCCCATTGAACACGATTTGCGGCAGATCGAACGCAGGGAATGGCACCTGTGGGTACTGACGCTCATCCTGCTTCTCGTCTTCGTCGGGGTGATCGTGCTCACTTCATACATCCTGCTCGAACACGAACCCGAGAGCTCGGGCCTTTTCCACCTGATGGTCTATCGGGGTTTGCCCGGGCTTGTGGTGCTGATGGCGCTGTTTTGCGCCTACATTCTTCACACGCGCGTGACGTTCGGGCGCATGCGGCGCCTCTTTGAAAAACAAGCCATGCGCGACGCGTTGACCGGCTTGCTCAACCGGCAATACGTGGGCGACCGCCTCGGCGAAGAACTGGCGCGTGCCGAGCGAAACCGCGGCGAGTTCGGCATCTTGCTCTGCGATCTCGACCATTTCAAGGCCGTCAACGACAGCCACGGTCATCACGCCGGGGACGAGGTGCTCAAAGAGGTCAGCAAGGCGGTGCTCGAAGCCACCAGGGGCTCGGACCTCGTCTTTCGCTGGGGTGGGGACGAGATCCTGGTGGTGTTGGCCCGGACCACTCGAGACGGCGTGCTCACGGCTGCGGATCGTATCCGCAAAGGCGTCAAGGCCGTGGGAGACCGCCGCCACGTGATGTTGGACGTCAGCGTCGGGGCGGCTTTGTATCCCGAGCACGCCCAAACCGTCGACGCGCTGATCCGGCTCGCGGACCGCGCCCTGTACATCGCGAAGCGCGGCGGGGACAAGGTGCATATCGGAGAGGAAGAGTATCGATTGGACGATCAGGCGGTGCAGGTCGTATTCCAAGCGGTGGTGGATCGGACCACCAACAAGGTATTGGGACACGAGGCTCTCAGCCGCGATCCCCAAGGGAAACTGAGTATCGGCGAGCTCTTCCGGCGGTATCAGGCCGTGGGGCAGCTCAATGAACTCAAGTGCCTCTGCTTTCGCCTCCAACTCAACGCCGCAGCCGCGGCCGGGCTCAACCGCGTGTTTCTCAACGTAGACTTCGCGGTCCTGGATCTCCTCGAGGTCGTACCCAAACCGGCGGGGATCGAGGTGATTCTGGAAATTTCCGAGGCCGAGGCCGTTCGCGACGTGGAGCGCCACCTCCAGACCACCAGCGTGTGGCGGGCCCAGGGCTACAAGTTCGCCATCGACGATTTCGGAGCCGGGTTCATCTCGCTCCCGTTCATCGCGCGCCTGATCCCGGACTACATCAAAATGGACCGTTCCACGATCGTGCAGGCACGCGCTTCTCGGCAGTTTCTGACGTTTCTGCGCGATCTGGTGGTGGCGCTGCGCAATTACTCGAAGGAAGGCATTATCGCGGAGGGCATCGAGACTCCCGAGGAACTGCAGGTCGTGCGCGATCTTGGCATCGGCCCGGTTCAGGGCTTCCTGCTCGCCGAGCCGCAAACGCTGGTCGCCCGTCCCGACCACCGCGTGACCCGCCCGGCGGCGTAG
- the rph gene encoding ribonuclease PH, which produces MRPDGRTPKQLRPVIITPGFIKPAEGSALIEMGETKVVCTATIEDRVPPFLKGKGAGWVSAEYAMLPRATAERTQRERTKIGGRTQEIQRLVGRSLRAVMDFAAMGERTIWIDCDVIQADGGTRTASITGAFVALVAACRKGMAGGLFSRMPVKEYVAAVSVGVVGGRQVLDLTYVEDSQADVDMNVVMTGSGGFIEVQGTAERTPFSAADLVDLTQLAATGIKRLAAYQKAALGPALAL; this is translated from the coding sequence GTGCGGCCCGACGGACGAACGCCCAAACAACTTCGCCCGGTCATCATCACGCCGGGCTTCATCAAACCGGCCGAAGGTTCGGCGCTCATCGAAATGGGTGAGACCAAGGTGGTCTGTACCGCCACCATCGAGGACCGCGTGCCCCCGTTCCTCAAGGGCAAAGGCGCCGGATGGGTGTCGGCCGAATACGCCATGCTCCCTCGCGCCACCGCGGAGCGTACCCAGCGGGAGCGGACCAAAATCGGGGGCAGGACCCAGGAAATCCAGCGGTTGGTGGGGCGATCGCTGCGCGCGGTCATGGACTTTGCCGCCATGGGGGAGCGGACGATCTGGATTGACTGCGACGTGATCCAGGCCGACGGCGGGACGCGGACGGCGTCTATTACGGGTGCGTTCGTCGCACTGGTGGCGGCGTGCCGCAAAGGCATGGCGGGCGGATTGTTTTCGAGGATGCCGGTTAAGGAATACGTCGCGGCGGTGAGCGTCGGGGTGGTCGGCGGACGGCAGGTGCTGGACTTGACCTACGTCGAAGATTCCCAGGCCGACGTGGACATGAACGTGGTCATGACGGGTTCGGGTGGGTTCATCGAGGTGCAGGGAACCGCGGAACGCACGCCGTTTTCAGCCGCCGATTTGGTGGACCTCACGCAGTTAGCAGCGACCGGCATCAAGAGACTGGCGGCGTACCAGAAAGCCGCGCTCGGTCCAGCGCTCGCATTGTAG
- a CDS encoding ATP-binding protein, giving the protein MFEDLDYKAYPILYVDDEPYALETLRRQFKREFTILSAASAAEGLDILGTRDVALVLSDQRMPDMVGTQFLARVRAAYPETVRMLLTAYSDLESVVDAINLGNVCRYLTKPYDEREVRMAFREGIERYVLVKERDRLYAEKIETMKRMARANRLSAVGTLAAGLAHEINNPLVPISTFLQMLPSKRKDAQADEEYWGTLYRVTVNEVERIRGLIRQLLSYAKFTGESELKIEAGDLNALLAQMATFLEPQARSLGVSVDVKGDPSLQPVRMDSERMKQVFLNLMLNGIQAMPSGGTLTVSTRAVTVRGVPHATVRVTDTGVGIPPENIEKLFTPFFTTKGHEGSGLGLLACHQVIEEHRGTISVESELGRQTTFIVSIPLDPVSYDRRQANRRRDDDFPIPAAA; this is encoded by the coding sequence ATGTTTGAGGATTTGGACTACAAGGCGTACCCGATTTTGTACGTGGATGACGAGCCGTATGCGTTGGAAACGCTGCGTCGGCAGTTCAAGCGGGAGTTCACGATTCTCTCGGCGGCAAGTGCAGCGGAAGGGCTTGATATCCTCGGCACGCGCGACGTGGCGCTGGTCCTGTCCGATCAACGCATGCCGGACATGGTGGGCACGCAATTTCTCGCCCGGGTGCGGGCAGCCTATCCCGAGACGGTGCGCATGTTGTTGACGGCGTATTCCGACCTCGAGAGCGTGGTGGACGCGATCAACTTGGGCAACGTCTGTCGCTACCTCACCAAACCCTACGACGAGCGCGAAGTGCGCATGGCGTTTCGGGAAGGGATCGAGCGCTATGTGCTGGTCAAAGAACGCGACCGACTCTACGCGGAAAAGATCGAGACCATGAAACGGATGGCTCGCGCCAACCGCCTGAGCGCCGTCGGCACGCTTGCGGCTGGCCTGGCTCACGAGATCAACAATCCCCTGGTGCCGATTTCGACGTTTCTGCAAATGCTGCCGTCCAAGCGGAAGGACGCGCAAGCCGATGAGGAATACTGGGGCACGTTGTATCGGGTGACGGTCAATGAGGTCGAGCGCATCCGGGGGTTGATCCGGCAACTGCTCTCTTACGCCAAGTTTACCGGCGAGTCGGAGCTCAAGATCGAAGCAGGAGACCTCAACGCGCTGCTCGCCCAAATGGCGACGTTTTTGGAGCCCCAGGCCCGGTCACTTGGGGTATCGGTTGACGTGAAGGGGGATCCGTCTTTGCAGCCGGTGCGTATGGACTCGGAACGAATGAAGCAGGTGTTCTTAAATCTGATGCTCAACGGGATCCAGGCGATGCCCTCGGGTGGAACCCTGACCGTCAGCACCCGTGCCGTGACTGTTCGCGGGGTTCCGCATGCAACGGTTCGCGTCACGGACACCGGGGTAGGCATTCCGCCTGAAAATATTGAAAAGCTGTTCACCCCGTTCTTCACGACCAAAGGCCACGAAGGCAGCGGGTTAGGACTCCTGGCCTGCCACCAGGTGATCGAAGAACACCGGGGCACGATTTCGGTGGAGTCTGAACTCGGGCGTCAGACCACGTTTATCGTCTCCATCCCGCTTGATCCGGTCAGCTACGACCGCCGGCAAGCGAATCGGCGGCGGGACGACGACTTTCCCATACCAGCCGCGGCCTGA
- a CDS encoding ATP-binding protein, with amino-acid sequence MLASDSREPEGDRILSGSFESETHAISLSRIKIICALAIPFFPAFAILDSVVAPEHFGLFLALRLVSASINLAVLLLCYTSVADRAMYALGAASILPMSLIIEAMVVMTGGYTSTYYAGLNLMFLAFSLLMPWSIGRTALVYAVIYSAYFVPLALFESVKNLPLFLNNTFFLTMTMIIALTASFFSHRLRYREFLGRHELTRSNETLEKTRSQLATAVDELKQLDAAKTQFFATVSHELRTPLTLILAPLESLLKGEAGPISDGVKRHATVMHQNGLRLLKQINNLLDLTKLDAGRMRLEFRQGNLETFFRGLVASVAPMAEKKRIELAGRGESPLPPRVYFDRDRLEKVVLNLMFNAIKFTDSGGRVTLSWGRSADGQLRVQVTDTGIGIAEKDLPKLFKRFSQVDSATNRRYEGTGIGLALAKEIVELHGGRIQVESEPTRGSTFTFTVPLLLEGPNNATDKEKASQPEGDDVGSADWTQTLRVAADRQGVGIPTEPTVMAETSLSPANGRQLLVVEDNPDMREFIAFELQGEYRVLKAANGIEGVRVAAEQLPDVIVSDVMMPEMDGYQLCREIRKDPRTMHIPIILLTARADMAMKIEGLEHGADDYLTKPFNAQELRAKIKSLLELRRLEREIQQRNEALEAALEELKATQAQLVQSEKMAGLGMLVAGMAHEMNNPINFAKNSLSVLQTAWDELKPLLVREHAEAEAVEAVEDVDASLGIVKNGVSRTEQIIGQLKTFVRKDQNQKVAVSVRDGLESTLGLVRPTMGKQIVLHTDMQSSAPVLAVPGKLNQVWMNLLQNAVQAVGPSGEIWVESRDHEHMVTVTVRDSGPGIKPEHMPRLFEPFFTTKPVGQGTGLGLSVSYQIVQDVGGRIDVKSEPGHGAEFTVVLPLAQVLSQAA; translated from the coding sequence ATGTTAGCATCGGACTCTCGCGAGCCGGAGGGTGACCGTATTCTCAGCGGGTCGTTCGAGTCGGAGACCCACGCCATTAGCCTTTCGCGAATCAAGATCATTTGTGCACTAGCCATTCCTTTCTTCCCGGCCTTTGCGATACTCGACTCGGTTGTAGCTCCAGAGCATTTCGGTTTGTTCCTAGCCCTTCGTCTTGTGAGTGCTTCGATCAATCTGGCTGTACTTCTCCTTTGCTACACCTCTGTCGCCGACCGGGCAATGTACGCGTTGGGAGCCGCGAGTATTCTGCCGATGAGCCTCATAATCGAGGCCATGGTCGTGATGACAGGGGGGTATACGAGTACGTACTATGCGGGACTAAATCTGATGTTTTTGGCGTTCAGTCTGCTTATGCCTTGGAGCATTGGGAGAACCGCATTAGTCTATGCGGTGATCTATAGCGCGTATTTCGTTCCTTTGGCGTTGTTCGAGAGCGTGAAAAATCTGCCCCTCTTTCTGAACAACACATTCTTTCTTACGATGACGATGATCATCGCATTGACGGCCAGCTTTTTCTCGCATCGTCTCAGGTACCGAGAATTCTTGGGACGCCATGAACTAACGCGGAGCAATGAGACGCTCGAGAAGACGCGAAGTCAACTGGCAACTGCAGTTGACGAACTCAAACAACTCGATGCGGCCAAGACACAATTTTTCGCAACGGTTAGTCACGAGTTAAGAACGCCTCTTACGCTAATTCTCGCGCCATTGGAGTCATTGCTTAAGGGAGAGGCAGGTCCGATATCTGATGGAGTGAAGCGCCACGCGACGGTGATGCATCAAAACGGGCTAAGGTTGCTTAAGCAGATCAACAACCTGCTCGATTTAACCAAGTTAGACGCTGGGCGCATGAGACTTGAGTTCCGGCAGGGAAACCTGGAGACGTTTTTCCGGGGGCTTGTGGCCTCGGTCGCGCCGATGGCGGAGAAAAAGCGCATTGAGCTTGCAGGTCGTGGCGAATCACCATTGCCTCCCCGCGTCTACTTTGATCGAGATCGTCTGGAGAAGGTCGTGTTGAATTTGATGTTTAACGCAATCAAGTTCACCGACTCCGGTGGTCGGGTCACCCTGTCGTGGGGCCGGTCGGCTGATGGACAGTTGCGAGTTCAGGTCACGGACACTGGCATCGGCATTGCGGAAAAAGACCTGCCTAAGCTCTTCAAAAGGTTTTCCCAGGTGGATTCTGCTACCAACCGCCGTTACGAGGGCACAGGTATTGGTCTGGCTCTTGCCAAAGAGATCGTGGAGTTGCATGGCGGACGGATCCAGGTTGAAAGCGAACCCACGCGGGGGTCAACGTTCACGTTCACAGTCCCGTTACTCCTGGAAGGTCCGAACAATGCAACCGACAAGGAGAAGGCTTCTCAGCCCGAGGGCGACGATGTCGGGTCAGCCGACTGGACGCAAACGCTGCGTGTAGCCGCCGACCGCCAAGGGGTCGGTATACCCACGGAACCCACTGTTATGGCGGAAACCAGTCTCTCCCCAGCGAACGGTCGGCAGCTCCTCGTCGTGGAGGACAACCCCGATATGCGGGAATTTATCGCATTCGAGCTGCAGGGGGAATACCGCGTACTCAAGGCCGCCAATGGAATCGAGGGGGTGCGGGTTGCGGCAGAGCAGCTTCCGGATGTGATCGTTTCCGACGTCATGATGCCGGAAATGGATGGCTATCAGCTCTGCCGAGAAATCCGCAAAGACCCTCGTACCATGCACATCCCGATCATCCTGCTCACGGCGCGCGCCGACATGGCGATGAAGATCGAAGGCTTGGAGCACGGGGCCGACGACTATTTGACCAAGCCGTTTAACGCCCAGGAGTTGCGCGCCAAGATCAAATCGCTCTTAGAGCTTCGGCGGTTGGAAAGAGAAATCCAGCAGCGCAACGAAGCATTGGAAGCTGCGCTCGAGGAGTTGAAGGCCACGCAGGCGCAGCTGGTGCAATCCGAGAAAATGGCGGGCCTGGGGATGTTGGTCGCTGGAATGGCGCATGAGATGAATAACCCGATCAACTTCGCCAAAAACAGCCTGAGTGTGCTCCAAACCGCGTGGGACGAGCTGAAGCCGCTGCTGGTGCGAGAGCATGCCGAGGCGGAGGCGGTTGAGGCGGTGGAAGATGTGGATGCGTCGTTGGGCATCGTCAAAAACGGTGTGTCGCGCACGGAGCAAATCATCGGGCAACTCAAAACGTTTGTTCGTAAAGATCAGAATCAAAAGGTCGCGGTTTCGGTTCGGGATGGACTGGAGTCGACGCTTGGGCTCGTCCGTCCGACGATGGGTAAACAGATCGTCCTGCACACGGACATGCAGTCCAGCGCCCCGGTTTTGGCAGTTCCTGGTAAACTCAACCAAGTGTGGATGAACCTGCTGCAGAATGCGGTCCAGGCCGTGGGCCCATCCGGGGAGATCTGGGTGGAGTCTCGCGACCACGAACATATGGTGACCGTGACCGTGCGCGATTCCGGGCCGGGGATCAAGCCCGAACATATGCCGCGGTTGTTCGAGCCGTTTTTCACGACCAAGCCGGTCGGCCAGGGCACCGGGCTCGGCTTGTCCGTGAGCTATCAAATCGTCCAGGACGTTGGAGGACGGATCGACGTGAAAAGCGAGCCCGGCCACGGCGCGGAGTTTACCGTCGTGTTGCCGTTGGCGCAGGTGTTGTCGCAGGCCGCGTAG